The following are encoded together in the Methanobrevibacter arboriphilus JCM 13429 = DSM 1125 genome:
- a CDS encoding DUF4012 domain-containing protein codes for MERKNKLIIAIAIVSAIGILAVAWGTFLSGPDLSLGNKNILVLASDKDEQPGGGVDMAFMVKLENGSIKNYTPIYPGGKEHPTQPAPGNLQGKMLLHDSLWNDPEQGMEYAKEIVESNTGMHADAVVVIYDKGLDSVIDSIRPLKIDGVETNLSATDIVRENDNYAGYNGRSSEITGTMSRGDSVMVLVKALSQAATDPDKRNTMIQTALSEYSKGNILMTPKGSFIGLMGTKGIENVI; via the coding sequence ATGGAAAGGAAAAATAAGCTTATTATAGCAATTGCAATTGTAAGTGCTATTGGAATATTAGCTGTAGCATGGGGTACCTTTTTAAGTGGTCCTGATTTGTCTTTAGGCAATAAAAATATATTGGTATTGGCTAGTGACAAAGATGAACAGCCAGGTGGCGGTGTAGACATGGCGTTTATGGTTAAATTGGAAAATGGAAGTATAAAAAATTATACTCCTATATATCCTGGAGGAAAGGAGCATCCTACACAGCCGGCACCAGGTAATCTTCAAGGAAAAATGCTTCTTCATGATTCTCTGTGGAATGACCCAGAACAAGGTATGGAGTATGCAAAAGAAATTGTAGAATCAAATACTGGAATGCATGCTGATGCTGTAGTAGTCATCTATGATAAAGGATTAGATTCAGTTATAGATTCTATTAGACCACTTAAAATTGATGGAGTAGAAACCAATCTCAGTGCAACAGATATTGTGAGAGAAAACGACAACTATGCAGGTTATAATGGTAGGAGTAGTGAAATTACAGGAACTATGTCAAGAGGAGATTCGGTGATGGTACTAGTTAAAGCGCTTTCACAAGCTGCTACAGATCCAGATAAAAGAAATACAATGATTCAAACAGCTTTAAGTGAATATTCTAAAGGAAATATTTTGATGACTCCTAAAGGATCTTTCATTGGTTTAATGGGTACAAAAGGTATTGAAAACGTTATATGA
- a CDS encoding type 1 glutamine amidotransferase domain-containing protein — protein sequence MSKIAVILGNMYEDVEYTEPAKAFKENGHELTIIGVKKGEKVKGKRGNSSAIIERSVKDVLINDFDALFIPGGYSPDELRVDEDAVLFTKKFVESGKPVFAICHAPQLLITAQAIKGRKITGWKSIIQDIKNAGATFVDAEVVKDDNIISSRSPDDIPAFIKATLKQLNNDE from the coding sequence ATGAGTAAAATTGCAGTTATTTTAGGAAATATGTATGAAGATGTAGAATACACAGAACCTGCAAAAGCTTTTAAAGAAAATGGACATGAATTGACAATCATAGGAGTTAAAAAAGGAGAAAAAGTTAAAGGTAAGCGGGGAAATTCATCAGCAATAATTGAGAGATCTGTTAAAGATGTATTAATAAATGATTTTGATGCTCTTTTTATACCAGGGGGATATTCTCCAGATGAATTAAGAGTAGATGAGGATGCTGTACTTTTTACAAAAAAATTTGTTGAAAGTGGTAAACCAGTTTTTGCAATATGTCATGCACCACAACTTTTAATCACTGCCCAAGCTATAAAAGGTCGTAAAATCACAGGATGGAAATCAATTATACAAGATATTAAAAATGCGGGAGCTACTTTTGTTGATGCAGAAGTTGTTAAAGATGACAACATAATTTCAAGTAGAAGTCCAGATGATATTCCTGCTTTTATTAAAGCAACACTTAAACAGCTAAACAATGATGAATAA
- a CDS encoding peptidoglycan-binding domain-containing protein, which translates to MCLFFHIFPVLNGGVNIRKKIFSLVFIFFIAYSLVSVSAIDVVKEAKENNLIASLGHLEKGSYGQEVIDLQNWLKTNKYYKGEIDGYFGVDTETALKMFEKDNNTFSGGKISIPTKLSMVEKNIRNNGSHVTESNNIKDSIDGYPRKNSLTIKI; encoded by the coding sequence TTGTGTTTATTTTTTCACATTTTTCCCGTTCTAAATGGGGGCGTTAATATTAGGAAAAAAATATTTTCTTTAGTATTTATTTTTTTCATAGCTTATTCTTTAGTATCTGTAAGTGCAATTGATGTTGTAAAAGAGGCTAAAGAAAATAATTTAATAGCTAGTTTAGGACATTTAGAAAAAGGTAGCTATGGTCAAGAGGTTATTGATCTTCAGAATTGGCTTAAGACAAATAAATACTATAAGGGAGAAATAGATGGATATTTTGGAGTAGATACAGAAACTGCTCTTAAAATGTTTGAAAAAGACAATAATACGTTTAGTGGAGGAAAAATTAGTATTCCAACTAAACTGTCTATGGTTGAAAAAAATATAAGAAATAATGGAAGCCATGTAACTGAATCTAATAATATAAAAGATTCTATAGATGGATATCCTCGTAAAAATAGTTTAACTATAAAGATTTAA
- a CDS encoding DUF1523 family protein, with the protein MFVAPNWFEGWLIQFGIFIVIPLIVAIIIGLIIKRKKDSKGLGLISLGISFIIVLLIMMPVGSVFWHYTYEVPSVQEKIITVQEWQPKAGIKYNTEGVMTIDNADQLMLITTEGEGFLNEENFLFQKFNTRDIFNDLKINGTYKIKYYGWRNGFNSGFPNILSVEKVINENGTTNNKYGDYFGVKLAKE; encoded by the coding sequence ATGTTTGTAGCGCCTAATTGGTTTGAAGGATGGTTAATACAATTTGGAATATTTATAGTAATACCATTAATTGTAGCAATAATCATAGGATTAATAATTAAGAGAAAAAAAGACAGTAAGGGATTAGGTCTTATTAGTTTAGGAATATCTTTTATTATAGTACTTCTTATTATGATGCCAGTAGGTAGTGTATTTTGGCATTATACTTATGAAGTACCATCGGTTCAAGAAAAGATAATCACAGTTCAAGAATGGCAACCTAAAGCAGGTATCAAATACAATACTGAAGGTGTTATGACAATAGACAATGCTGATCAATTAATGTTAATTACAACAGAAGGAGAAGGATTTTTAAATGAAGAAAACTTCTTATTCCAAAAATTTAACACAAGAGACATTTTCAATGACTTAAAAATTAATGGAACCTATAAAATTAAATATTATGGGTGGAGAAATGGATTTAATAGTGGTTTTCCTAATATATTATCAGTGGAAAAAGTAATTAATGAAAATGGAACAACAAATAATAAATATGGTGATTATTTCGGAGTTAAACTAGCAAAAGAATAA
- a CDS encoding DUF5814 domain-containing protein — protein MIILKKAKKSWEIYPIGSPKGALNTKRTPEFIGTLKFKETSKGLSINKFIAKYPNDEDKLLPPGEAMKLLKTQVVFLASKDEEIENFLKSHGIKTRFTKICSHCTYEGNITIINSKFSYDYHNQLICKVCAEDTIKRELKLQGYDKKSYKNFKKILNKTGSLNEVLKIIDHKFDPLSNPNLTLFDEIKVKKTKIPKIPIFRLKIPKKFKKILDENNNNYLLPIQYLAIKNGLMKDKNLLVVSATASGKTLVGELAGIPKAMNGKKFIFLTPLVALANQKYRDFKKKYEPLGLKVSIKVGMNRVKAKEEIKLPKSKVNDADIIVGTYEGIDFLLRSGKSSTLKELGTVLIDEIHTLDDEERGIRLNGMIKRIENIYPKSQIIGLSATIKNPKQLASEFNMDLVEYDQRPVPLKRHLIYVRSDIEKRNLIRKLILREYNNKSSKGFPGQTIVFTNSRRKTHQISDYLTKKRIKSAAYHGGLSYFKKERIEKDFANGKISTVVTTAALAAGVDFPASQVIFETLIMGNKWISPNEFSQMIGRAGRPTYHDRGVVYLLPEIANKFDNESEESVAISLLESDVENVHIEYSEEELLEQVLADVCSHSLKDIETIHSFYKNIKIPIDLEMTINELYDKKLIRIINKNNKEEVIPTKYGKAVSMSFLSVQEGSIIKKSLQKLNQTLKKENKNIIKINSSKNSKKSENEKAKNERYKNGISKNKQNKKIDINKEIINIAIQLEYFENAYLSPVVHKQIVNAIKTNFSTRLFSDSTLDIISSGETIDKLDKKFQEALLKIQVDFLRCECKDKPFCDCLQKEISNFIINERLKQKDPTDISRKLLRTYQIQTYPGDIFSWLDNFVRNLEAIERIANAYSQKKPLETAKKLIKRIERG, from the coding sequence ATGATAATTCTCAAAAAAGCAAAAAAATCATGGGAAATATACCCAATTGGAAGTCCTAAAGGAGCATTAAACACAAAAAGAACTCCTGAATTTATAGGAACACTTAAATTTAAAGAAACTTCCAAAGGATTATCAATAAACAAGTTTATAGCTAAATATCCTAATGATGAAGATAAATTACTTCCTCCAGGAGAAGCTATGAAATTACTTAAAACACAAGTAGTATTTCTAGCATCAAAAGATGAAGAGATAGAAAATTTCCTTAAATCCCATGGCATAAAAACTCGTTTTACAAAAATATGTTCACACTGCACATATGAAGGAAACATAACCATAATAAACAGTAAATTTAGTTATGATTATCATAATCAATTGATTTGTAAAGTTTGTGCAGAAGATACTATAAAAAGAGAGTTAAAGTTACAAGGATATGATAAAAAATCTTATAAAAACTTCAAAAAGATTCTAAATAAAACTGGAAGCTTAAATGAAGTTTTAAAAATAATAGACCATAAATTCGATCCTTTATCAAATCCTAATTTAACCTTATTTGATGAAATCAAGGTTAAAAAAACAAAAATTCCAAAAATACCCATATTTAGACTTAAAATTCCAAAAAAGTTTAAAAAAATATTGGATGAGAATAATAACAATTATCTATTACCAATACAATATTTAGCTATAAAAAATGGGTTAATGAAGGATAAAAACTTGCTTGTTGTTTCAGCTACAGCAAGTGGAAAAACACTTGTAGGAGAATTAGCTGGAATTCCAAAAGCAATGAATGGTAAAAAATTTATATTCTTAACACCTCTTGTTGCATTAGCTAATCAGAAATATCGAGATTTTAAAAAGAAATATGAGCCTCTTGGACTTAAAGTTTCAATAAAAGTTGGAATGAATCGAGTAAAAGCAAAAGAAGAAATTAAGCTTCCAAAATCAAAAGTAAATGATGCAGATATTATCGTTGGAACCTATGAAGGAATAGACTTTTTACTTCGCTCTGGAAAATCATCAACTTTAAAAGAGTTAGGAACTGTATTGATCGATGAAATTCACACTTTAGATGATGAAGAAAGGGGAATAAGATTAAATGGGATGATAAAAAGAATAGAAAATATTTACCCTAAATCTCAAATTATAGGTTTATCTGCTACTATTAAAAACCCAAAACAACTAGCAAGTGAATTTAATATGGATTTGGTAGAATATGACCAACGCCCTGTTCCACTTAAAAGACATCTTATTTATGTAAGAAGTGATATAGAAAAAAGAAACCTAATTAGAAAGCTAATTTTAAGAGAATATAATAATAAATCTTCAAAAGGATTTCCAGGTCAAACAATAGTATTTACAAACTCCAGAAGGAAAACTCATCAAATTTCTGATTATTTAACAAAAAAAAGGATTAAATCAGCAGCATATCATGGAGGATTATCATACTTTAAAAAAGAAAGAATTGAAAAAGATTTTGCAAATGGAAAAATATCAACAGTTGTAACAACAGCAGCACTTGCAGCAGGAGTTGATTTTCCTGCTTCCCAAGTAATATTTGAAACATTAATAATGGGAAACAAGTGGATTTCACCAAATGAATTTTCACAAATGATTGGAAGAGCAGGTAGACCAACTTATCATGATAGAGGAGTAGTATATTTACTACCAGAAATAGCTAATAAGTTTGATAATGAAAGTGAAGAATCAGTAGCTATTTCACTTTTAGAAAGTGATGTTGAAAATGTACATATAGAATATAGTGAAGAAGAGTTATTAGAACAAGTATTAGCAGACGTATGCTCTCATTCTTTAAAAGATATTGAAACTATTCACAGCTTCTATAAAAATATAAAAATACCAATTGATTTAGAAATGACTATTAATGAGCTATATGATAAAAAGCTGATTAGAATAATAAATAAAAATAATAAAGAAGAAGTAATTCCTACTAAATATGGAAAAGCTGTTTCAATGTCCTTCTTATCAGTACAAGAAGGGAGTATTATAAAAAAATCATTACAAAAATTAAATCAAACCTTGAAAAAAGAAAATAAGAATATAATTAAAATTAATAGTTCAAAGAATAGTAAAAAATCTGAAAATGAAAAAGCTAAAAATGAAAGATATAAAAATGGAATATCTAAAAATAAACAAAACAAAAAAATAGATATTAATAAAGAAATAATTAATATAGCTATTCAATTAGAATATTTTGAAAACGCTTATCTTTCACCAGTTGTTCATAAACAGATTGTAAATGCAATAAAAACAAACTTTTCAACAAGATTATTTTCAGATTCAACTTTAGATATAATCTCCTCTGGAGAAACCATAGATAAATTAGATAAAAAGTTTCAAGAAGCACTTTTAAAAATTCAAGTAGATTTTTTAAGATGTGAATGTAAAGATAAACCGTTTTGTGATTGTTTACAAAAAGAAATCTCTAATTTTATTATCAATGAAAGACTAAAACAAAAGGATCCTACTGATATTTCAAGGAAATTATTAAGAACTTATCAAATCCAAACATACCCTGGAGATATATTCTCATGGTTAGATAATTTTGTGAGAAATTTAGAAGCTATTGAAAGAATAGCTAATGCATATTCACAGAAAAAACCTCTTGAAACAGCAAAAAAATTAATAAAAAGGATTGAGAGAGGATAA